In the genome of Drosophila pseudoobscura strain MV-25-SWS-2005 chromosome 3, UCI_Dpse_MV25, whole genome shotgun sequence, one region contains:
- the Or59a gene encoding odorant receptor 59a isoform X1: protein MPEEAIDSLSFIRSHWTAWWILGVAHKRVQSWRSLYVCLSVLANVMVTVGYPLHLALSLFRNRTLTEDILNLTTFVTCLACSAKCLIYAYNIDKVARMEQLLRLLDERVSGKEQRAIYGNVKLQLRIVLYVFIGIYMPCGLFAELSFLFKEQRGLMYPAYFPFDWLTSTRNYYMANVYQIVGISFQLLQNYVSDCFPAVVLCLISSHVKMLYSRFEEIGRDPSINAEKQLEDCITDHKRLLELFRCIERLMSVPMFIQFTVTALNVCISIAALVFYVSEPMARTYLIFYALAMPLQIFPSCYFGTDNEFWFGRLHYAAFSCDWPKQGRSFKRKMMFFVERSLKQSTAIAGGMLRIHLDTFFSTLKMAYSLFTIIIRMRK, encoded by the exons ATGCCAGAGGAGGCCATCGACAGTTTGAGCTTCATCAGAAGCCACTGGACAGCATGGTGGATACTCGGAGTGGCCCACAAGCGAGTGCAGTCCTGGCGTAGCCTCTACGTCTGCCTCAGTGTGCTGGCCAATGTGATGGTCACAGTCGGCTATCCGCTCCACTTGGCCCTGTCGCTCTTTCGCAACCGCACCCTCACCGAGGACATCCTCAATCTAACGACCTTTGTGACGTGTCTCGCCTGCTCCGCCAAGTGCCTCATCTACGCCTACAATATCGACAAGGTGGCACGAATGGAGCAgctcctgcggctgctggaTGAGCGAGTGAGTGGGAAAGAGCAGCGTGCAATCTACGGCAATGTGAAGCTCCAACTCCGCATAGTCCTGTATGTCTTCATTGGCATCTACATGCCGTGTGGTCTCTTTGCCGAGCTGTCGTTCCTGTTCAAGGAGCAGCGGGGCCTTATGTACCCCGCCTATTTCCCATTCGATTGGTTAACCTCCACGAGAAACTACTACATGGCCAATGTCTACCAGATTGTTGGCATCTCCTTTCAACTCTTGCAGAACTATGTCAGTGATTGCTTTCCGGCGGTGGTGCTCTGCCTAATATCGTCTCACGTGAAGATGCTCTACTCCCGCTTCGAGGAGATTGGCAGGGATCCATCCATTAATGCGGAAAAGCAGCTGGAGGACTGCATAACTGATCACAAGCGCTTGCTCGA ACTCTTCAGGTGCATTGAGAGACTCATGTCGGTGCCAATGTTCATCCAATTCACGGTCACCGCTCTGAATGTCTGCATCAGCATTGCGGCTCTCGTGTTCTATGTAAGCGAGCCCATGGCTCGAACGTATCTCATCTTCTATGCCCTCGCTATGCCCCTCCAGATTTTCCCCTCCTGCTACTTTGGCACCGACAACGAGTTCTGGTTTGGACGCCTCCACTACGCCGCCTTCAGCTGCGATTGGCCAAAGCAGGGCAGGAGCTTCAAGCGGAAGATGATGTTCTTTGTGGAGCGATCGCTCAAGCAGAGCACAGCGATTGCCGGTGGCATGTTACGCATTCATTTGGACACATTCTTCTCGACCCTTAAGATGGCATACTCCCTGTTCACGATCATTATACGAATGAGAAAGTAG
- the Or59a gene encoding odorant receptor 59a isoform X2 has product MPEEAIDSLSFIRSHWTAWWILGVAHKRVQSWRSLYVCLSVLANVMVTVGYPLHLALSLFRNRTLTEDILNLTTFVTCLACSAKCLIYAYNIDKVARMEQLLRLLDERVSGKEQRAIYGNVKLQLRIVLYVFIGIYMPCGLFAELSFLFKEQRGLMYPAYFPFDWLTSTRNYYMANVYQIVGISFQLLQNYVSDCFPAVVLCLISSHVKMLYSRFEEIGRDPSINAEKQLEDCITDHKRLLELFRCIERLMSVPMFIQFTVTALNVCISIAALVFYIFPSCYFGTDNEFWFGRLHYAAFSCDWPKQGRSFKRKMMFFVERSLKQSTAIAGGMLRIHLDTFFSTLKMAYSLFTIIIRMRK; this is encoded by the exons ATGCCAGAGGAGGCCATCGACAGTTTGAGCTTCATCAGAAGCCACTGGACAGCATGGTGGATACTCGGAGTGGCCCACAAGCGAGTGCAGTCCTGGCGTAGCCTCTACGTCTGCCTCAGTGTGCTGGCCAATGTGATGGTCACAGTCGGCTATCCGCTCCACTTGGCCCTGTCGCTCTTTCGCAACCGCACCCTCACCGAGGACATCCTCAATCTAACGACCTTTGTGACGTGTCTCGCCTGCTCCGCCAAGTGCCTCATCTACGCCTACAATATCGACAAGGTGGCACGAATGGAGCAgctcctgcggctgctggaTGAGCGAGTGAGTGGGAAAGAGCAGCGTGCAATCTACGGCAATGTGAAGCTCCAACTCCGCATAGTCCTGTATGTCTTCATTGGCATCTACATGCCGTGTGGTCTCTTTGCCGAGCTGTCGTTCCTGTTCAAGGAGCAGCGGGGCCTTATGTACCCCGCCTATTTCCCATTCGATTGGTTAACCTCCACGAGAAACTACTACATGGCCAATGTCTACCAGATTGTTGGCATCTCCTTTCAACTCTTGCAGAACTATGTCAGTGATTGCTTTCCGGCGGTGGTGCTCTGCCTAATATCGTCTCACGTGAAGATGCTCTACTCCCGCTTCGAGGAGATTGGCAGGGATCCATCCATTAATGCGGAAAAGCAGCTGGAGGACTGCATAACTGATCACAAGCGCTTGCTCGA ACTCTTCAGGTGCATTGAGAGACTCATGTCGGTGCCAATGTTCATCCAATTCACGGTCACCGCTCTGAATGTCTGCATCAGCATTGCGGCTCTCGTGTTCTAT ATTTTCCCCTCCTGCTACTTTGGCACCGACAACGAGTTCTGGTTTGGACGCCTCCACTACGCCGCCTTCAGCTGCGATTGGCCAAAGCAGGGCAGGAGCTTCAAGCGGAAGATGATGTTCTTTGTGGAGCGATCGCTCAAGCAGAGCACAGCGATTGCCGGTGGCATGTTACGCATTCATTTGGACACATTCTTCTCGACCCTTAAGATGGCATACTCCCTGTTCACGATCATTATACGAATGAGAAAGTAG
- the LOC6898499 gene encoding uncharacterized protein encodes MEKFWAEVEQSQTLSQEETETIATIPFETTDISGISLDAPTGLHIATDLHLEKKLEPVRVVAGQDRSENIGNGYISVARRRGLPQLNLEQTESYIFELPTISNQSLEPEVADAKDTNIPTIQGNPPIPQNPELETVAPESLDSSLLTVSQPRLSSIKDRILLFERTCLPPSVSTEPATSEWLGADIQENSATTPLTPSINMVELNSDRIGAGCCTVESSQVLVEHMQPKADVVVEAHSDCPQQPARQQMEEAQRLEQTNSTLDQEIDLMIERALNEVNKMAVAPNEVDKLRNYLQANKNRFNKLVQYQYDESLRMQAEFDRQQKFLIKQICAEIELPFAPLSEHTSTRSLQQQADEPISNSMATTSGADSPYPVPIADSYIPSHPLPKCFFGTGQGVPKSSEHESKSLSGTVRKSNLNNSKRPAARSVSTAQKSNNCRTPGTVFTGVAFQRVVGGGGGSVGSEGLKKTSLGRGNATATRSRSTARHPPQGQQQQQRGASKARKTSTPMRGRNVSSHK; translated from the coding sequence ATGGAGAAGTTTTGGGCAGAGGTCGAACAGAGCCAGACTCTGAGCCAGGAGGAGACTGAAACCATAGCCACGATCCCATTTGAGACGACCGATATATCCGGTATATCTCTGGACGCACCTACTGGATTGCATATCGCTACTGATCTCCACCTGGAAAAGAAGTTGGAACCGGTCAGAGTCGTGGCGGGCCAAGACAGGAGTGAAAACATTGGCAATGGTTACATCTCCGTGGCCAGACGGCGGGGTCTGCCGCAGCTGAATCTGGAGCAGACCGAATCGTACATCTTCGAGCTACCAACAATCTCCAACCAGTCTCTCGAGCCTGAAGTGGCGGATGCCAAGGATACCAATATACCCACGATTCAGGGGAACCCGCCCATCCCTCAGAATCCGGAGCTTGAGACGGTGGCTCCCGAGTCTCTTGACAGCTCCCTGCTGACAGTCTCGCAGCCCAGGTTGAGCAGTATTAAAGATCGTATCCTGCTCTTTGAGCGGACATGCCTTCCACCATCCGTGTCTACCGAGCCGGCCACTTCCGAATGGCTGGGCGCGGACATACAGGAGAATAGTGCCACAACTCCACTGACTCCGTCGATCAATATGGTCGAATTGAACTCCGACAGAATCGGTGCTGGTTGCTGTACCGTTGAGTCGTCCCAGGTGCTGGTGGAGCACATGCAGCCCAAGGCGGATGTGGTGGTGGAGGCCCACAGCGACTGCCCCCAGCAACCGGCCCGCCAGCAGATGGAAGAAGCTCAGCGCTTGGAGCAGACGAACTCCACTCTGGACCAAGAAATCGACCTAATGATCGAGCGCGCTTTGAACGAGGTGAACAAGATGGCTGTGGCCCCCAACGAAGTGGACAAGCTGAGAAACTACCTCCAGGCCAACAAGAACCGATTCAACAAGCTGGTTCAGTACCAGTATGACGAGAGCCTGCGTATGCAAGCAGAGTTTGATCGCCAGCAGAAGTTCCTCATCAAACAGATTTGCGCGGAAATAGAGTTGCCGTTCGCACCGCTGTCGGAGCATACCAGCACCCGGtctctgcagcagcaggccgaTGAGCCCATTAGCAATAGCATGGCTACCACAAGTGGCGCTGATTCGCCCTATCCTGTACCTATTGCGGACAGCTACATCCCCAGTCACCCTCTCCCCAAGTGCTTTTTTGGAACAGGCCAAGGGGTTCCCAAAAGCTCTGAGCACGAGTCGAAGTCACTGTCCGGGACTGTCCGCAAAAGCAATCTGAACAATAGCAAACGTCCAGCAGCCAGGTCTGTATCCACCGcccaaaaaagcaacaactgcAGAACTCCAGGGACAGTGTTCACAGGAGTTGCATTCCAGCGCGTCgtgggtggcggtggaggAAGTGTAGGCAGCGAAGGTCTTAAGAAGACTTCACTAGGAAGGGGCAATGCAACCGCCACCAGGTCCCGCAGCACTGCACGCCATCCTCcccaggggcagcagcaacagcagcgtgGTGCATCAAAAGCCAGGAAGACATCAACGCCCATGCGCGGACGCAATGTGAGTTCACACAAGTAG